The segment TTTTGATGTTATTATTACAAGAGAACCAGGTGGTAGCGAAATTTCTGAACAGATAAGACAAGTTATTTTAAATAAAGAAAATACATTAATGGATCCATGAACAGAAGTTTTGCTTTATATTGCAGCTAGAAGACAACATTTAATTGAAAAAATTCTGCCAAATAAAAACAGTAATAAAATCATTATTTCTGATCGTTTTTCTGACTCAACTTTAGCATATCAGGGTTATGCTAGAAATTTAGATATTGATAAAATAAATCTTATTCAAAAACTTATTTTTGAAGATTATCAACCTGATTTGACAGTTTTATTTGATATTAAACCAGAAACAGGTTTACAACGAATTTTATTAAGAAAAGGTGAAAAATTAAATAGATTAGATGAAGAAACATTAGAATTTCATCAAAAAGTATATAATGGTTATAAAAAAATTGCTATTAGTAATCCAAATCGCGTTCATACAATAAATGCTAATTTATCAGAAAAAAAAGTTTTTAATAGTGTTTATGAACTAATCATAAATTTAGTTGAAGAAAAAGGTTTTAAAGAAAAAAAAATTAAAATTAGAGGATCTAATGAAGGAAAATAATTTAATTTTATTTGAAAATAAAGAATCAGAAAATTTTTCTATTTTTGCAATGGAAAATATTCCACAGTTAATTTTATTGTATTCGAAAAATAAAATATTAAATATAAATGTTAGTAATAAGTTAATAAAAAAAATTATTTGTAAAAATAATAATCAATTAAAAAAATGTACTGAAGAAAATATGTGTCAAAATTGTTTTAAAATTAAAACTAATAGTTATTTTGATTTTAAAAAATTTGATTTTAGTAAAAATAATATTATGAATAAAAATATTGTTTTAGAAATTATTAATGATTTTTCTAAAACTAATTTAGAAAAAGATGCTAATAAAATTTATTTAATAAATCAAATTGAATTTTCTTCAATTTCAGCTTCAAATGTTCTGCTTAAAACTTTAGAAGAATTATCTAAAAATATTTATGTAATTTTTACTACCACTAATATTAATCAAATACTCCCTACTATTAAATCTCGTTGTCAATTGATAAATTGTTCAAAAGAAAATGATATATTTGTTAGTAACAATTATGATGATGAACAATTATTAATATTAAAAATATTTTCAAATACTATTTTTTTGACAGATGAAAGTAGTAAACTTAAATTAAAAAAATATATTGAAATTATTAAACAATTTATTATTAATGATAATGATAAAAAGGTTAACAATCAACTTTTGAATAAAAAAATAGTTAGTTTAAAAGAAGAAATTATTTACTTTTTTAGATTTTTTAATTTAGTAGTTTTTAATAAATTAACTTTTCTTTTATTTAAAAAGTATGATTTTAATAATTTTTTTATTGAAAGTTTAGTTAATTTATGAAAAAATAGTAATTTAAAAAATATAGCCTATATTTTAGAACAAATTTCATTTACAATTACCAAATTAAAATTTAATGTTAACTTAAATTTATTAATAAATTCTTTTCTTATTAAGGTAAGTGATAATTAAACTATGGAAAGTACAAAAAAAATTTTAATTTTAAATCAAGATGATAAAAAAATTAAACTTATTCAAAGAAAAGATATGTTTTGTGTTTCTTTAGATACTATTTTATTAAGTAATTTTATTAAAATAAAACCTAGTACTAAAACAATAATTGATTTTGGAACTAATAATGCTGTTATTCCAATAATTTTATCGGCAAAATTTCAAGGAAAAGTAATTGGTATTGAAATTCAAGAGCCAGCTGTTGAACTTGCTTTAGAAAATATAAAACTTAATGATTTAGAAAAAAGAATTATCATTGTTCATGAAGACATAAAAATTTATGCTCAAAGAGAAAAAGAAAAAGTTGATTTAATTGTATGCAATCCACCTTTTTTTCCTTTATGGGATAAAAGCAAAGTAAAAGCACAACCTTTAAAAATTCCAGCAAGACATGAAGTATATATTAATTTAGAGGAGATTATTGCTAGTGCAAGTAAATTATTAAAAGACAAAGGGCGATTGGTTATGATAAATAGTGTAGAAAGAATAAATGAAACATTACTTTTATTAAAAAAATATCAAATTACACCTAAAAAATTACAAATAGTTTATCCTAAAATTAATCAGGCTGCCAATGTTTTTTTAATTGAAGCAGGATTTTTAGCGAAAGAAGGAATGATTGTTTTGCCACCATTGATTTGTCATAATGAAAATAATACTTATATTGATGAAATAGCAAAGTGATATAAATAATCTTAATATAAGTGTAAGGTTAGGTGTTTAAAATGAATATTAATTGATTAAATAAACTTAATAAAAAAATAACTTACTTATTAGCTGTATCAGGTGGTCCAGATAGTATGTTTTTATTAGATAATTTAGTACGTAATGAGTTTAAAATTATTGTTTGTCATGTTAATTATCATAAACGTTGAAGTAGTAATGTTGATGAGCAAATTGTTCGAGAATATTGTACAAATAATAAAATAACTTTAGAAGTAAAAAATATTAAAGAAGAGGAATACAATAAAAAACAAAATTTTCAAAGTCAAGCACGTGTACTTAGATATGATTTTTTTAATAAAATTGCTCAAAAATATCAAGTTTATAATCTTGTTGTAGCACATCATATTTACGATTTACTTGAAACATATATTATTCAAAAACAACGCAAGGCAATAGTTTCTTATTATGGATTAAAATTTAAAACAACATATAAATCTTTATCGGTTTATCGTCCAATGTTAGAATTAAAAAAAGAAGATATTATTGACTATTTAACTTTGTATCATATTAAATATGGATTTGATGAAACAAATGAATTAATTATTTATGAAAGAAATCGAATTAGACAACAACAAATTAATAAACTTACTGATTTTGATATTAATTTAATGTTAAGTGAAATTAAAGAATTAAATAGTGAACAAGAATTACTGAAAGATGAACTTGAAGTAATTTATAATACTATTATTAATGATGATGTGCTTGCTATTAATGAGTTTAAAAAATATGAATTTAAATTACAACAAATGATTATCTATGAATTTTTAAGCCAATATGATGAAGAATTAGTTTTATCTTTAAAAAAGGCTAAAATTAAAGAAATAGTTAGAGTTTTAACTAAATCTAGTAAACCAAATATTACTATTTGTATTTCTGAAAATACTTGAGTTATTAAAGAATATAATTTTGCATATATTAGTGAAAAAAATGAACCAAAACAATTTAGTTATAAAATTTCTAAAATAAATAACTATAATTTTAAGGAAATTACTATTTCTAAAACTGAACCAACAGGTGGTGAATTTCAAGCTTTATATATTAATAAATCAGATTTTCCATTAACAATTAGAACTAATAATGGTGAAGAAGAAATTGAGACACCATTTGGTACAAAAAAAATTAATCGTTTATTTATTGATAATAAAATTCCATATCGTGAACGTCTTATATGACCAGTAATCATAAATTCAAGCGGAAAAGTAGTGGCAATTCCAAAATTATCAGTAAATAAAAACAATATTAGTGAGAAACCTAATTTGTATGTGCTAAAATATTATGGTATTATTTAAGAAAATAAATTAGAAATTAAACGTAGGTGAAAAAATAATGCAAACGCGAATTAAAATTAATTGAATAATTGTTGCACTATTCGTTGCTTTTTTAGTATTTGTTGGAATTTTATTATGATATTTTTTAAGAGGAAATGCTTTAACTTTAGATCAATTTCAATTAGAAACACTACTTAGAGATTGTAAACTCCCTGGCAATAGTAGTGACACTGTTAGCAAAATTGATGGAGTACAAGTTCAATTTTTTGATCATACTACTTATATTACAGGTTTTTTAGGAATTAATGGTAAGGTAAAACGATTTGAAGCGACAGTTTCTGGAACTGCTACAGGTGGTTTTTATCATGATGTTATTGAAAAATTATTCAGAAAAGATAAAGATGGTAAAGGCTTTGATATTAATCCCACAATTATTAGTGAATTAGTTCCCTTTTGAAAAACATTTTTAATTAGTATGTTTCCAATATTAGTATTAGTTGGTGGTTCATTTTGATTATTTTCTAAAATGAATAAAATGGGTCCCGGTGGTGGCATGAGTCCTTTTTCAATGGGAAAAAGTCGTGCTAAGATTAGAACATCAGATACTAGATTTACTGATGTTGCTGGTATTAAAGAAGAAAAATTGGAATTAGAAGAAGTTGTTCATTTTTTAAAGTTTCCACAAAAATATGCACAAATGGGTGCAAGAGTGCCAAAAGGAGTTCTTCTTGTAGGACCGCCTGGTACTGGTAAGACTTTATTAGCAAAAGCAGTTGCTGGTGAAGCAGGTGTTCCTTTCTTTTCAATTTCTGGTTCTGAATTTGAAGAAGTTTTTGTTGGAGTTGGAGCTTCAAGAATTAGAGAAATGTTTACTACTGCTAAAAAAAGTGCTCCTTGTATTATTTTTATTGATGAAATTGATGCAGTAGGAAGAAAACGTGCCTCAGCTTCAACTGCAACTAATGAACAAACTTTAAACCAATTATTAGTTGAAATGGATGGATTTGAAACTAACTTGGGAGTTATTATTATGGCTGCTACTAACCGTGCTGATGTACTTGATGAAGCGTTATTACGTCCAGGTAGATTTGATCGTCAAATTTCTTTAAGTTGACCTGATATTAAAGAACGTGAAGCAATTTTACGATTACATGCTCGTAATAAAAATATTTCGCCAAAAGTTAATTTTCAAAGAATAGCAGAGAGAACACCAGGATTTAGTGGTGCACAATTAGAAAATGTATTAAATGAAGCAACGTTGTTAGCTGTTCGTCATAATAAAACAGTTATTGGTTTAGTAGAAATTGATGAAGCTATTGATAGAGTTGTTGGTGGACCTGCTAAAACTTCAAGAGTAATTACTGATATGGATAAAAAAATAGTATCATATCACGAAGCTGGACATGCTCTTATTGGTTTAAAACTAGAATATGCTTCTAAAGTTCAAAAAGTTACAATAATACCACGTGGACAAGCAGGTGGATATACTATTATGACTCCTAAAGAAGATACTATGTTTTATTCAAAAGTACATTTAAGAGCAACTATTACTGGTTATTTAGGTGGTCGCGCTTCAGAAGAGATTATGTTTGGTAATGCAAATATTACTACTGGTGCTCATGATGATTTAGAAAAAGCAACAAATATTGCCAGAAAAATGATAACTGAATATGGAATGTCATCTGAATTAGGATTAGTTCAATTTGAAAGTCCACGTAATGAGTATTCACCTTTTGCAGCAAATAAGTTTTCTGATGATATTGCATCTAAAATTGATGGAGAAATTAAAAAATTATTAGATATTTGTTATATTGAAGCAGTAGCAACAATTAAAAAACATAAAGATACATTAGAGTTAATTGCTAAGTCATTAATGACTTTAGAAACAATTACTGCTGAACAAATAGAATATATTGATAAATATAATAAATTACCAATTGAAGTAATAGAAATGCAAAAAGAAATACAAAAAAATAGTAAAAATCCTTCCAAAGAGGATAATGAATCAAATGATAAAAAGGAAGATAATAATTCAGGGACTGATGATGATACAATATCAGTTGTTCCTAAGAAGAAATAATTAAATTATTATAATAAAAAAACAAAACTTACTATTTTAATATTTTCGATAATGTGTAAGTTTTGTTTTATTTTCTTTTTTTATTTGGTAAATATAATATAAAAAGTAATAAGGAGAAAAAACAATGTTGGAAAAACATGAATTAGTAGAAAAAATATTATTAAGTACTGATGTAATCAATAATAAAATTATTGAACTTGCAAAATCAGTTAATAGTTATTATAAAGATAATAAAGAGCCCATTATTTTAGTAGGGATATTAAGAGGATGTTTACCTTTTTTATCACAATTTATGTTAAACCTTAAGATTGATTGTTTGGTTGATTTTATGTATGTAGAGTCATATTTAGGACAAACAAAGGCGGTAAATAAACCAAAAATAAGAATGGATGTTATTAATAATGTTAAGGGTCGTGACTTATTAATTGTTGAAGATATTATTGATTCAGGTAATTCGTTATTTAAAATTCGTGATCATTTACAAGAACTTGGAGCAAAATCGGTAAAAATAATTACTCTTTTAGATAAGAAATCTAAAAGAGTTGCTAAAATTGAAGCTGATTGATATGGCTTTGAAGTTCCTGATCATTTTTTAGTAGGATATGGTCTTGATTATGATGAAAAATTGAGAAACTTACCTTATGTTGGTATTGCTGACCTTAATAAAATTGCAATTTTAGAAAAATGTAAAAAAAGTAGTTAAGTAAATAAGTTTAGAATTTAATAATAATATTAAAATTTTTATTTTTTAATATAGTTCAAATATAATTAGCATTATTTTATTATGATAAAATTATACTATTAGCAGTTTTTAAGTTGTATAAGAATATTGGAGTTATAATGAGCAATCTTTTTGTTAATGTTTTAAGAGGAATCAAGAAAAGATTATTACAATATTTAGGTATTATAATACTATTAGTTATTGTAATTTCTACTCTTTCTGCACTTTATAGTACAGCATCAAGAGCTGAATCAGGTTTTTATACAGTATTAAACAATAGTGGTAAATATGACTATCGTATTAATTTACAATTATTAAATAATTATAAAGATACTGCTACTGCAACATCAAGAATCCAAACAATTATCAAAAAACAATTTAAAGATCATCTGCAAAAGCAAGAAATTTATAAACAGATAGATGAAATTAAAGAAAATAATCTTAGAAATAATAGTTTTCCTATCCTTCCTTCGGGAGTAGATATTAATAAAGATTTTGAAAATTATTTGTTAAATTGAGGATTAAGTTATCAAGGAATACTATTTAGTGATATTTTAGAAAACGAAGTTAAAAATGATGAAATTTATAATTTGCAACATTATGAACTTGCTAAATCATTTTTTAAAACTTTTGATTATGAAAACGTTAGTTCTTTTAAAAAAATTTATTATTCATTAGAAAATGGATTTTATACTTCAGAAAAAAGTGAATCTTTTGATTTTGCTCCAAAAAGAAATAATATTAATGAAGTTTATATTTCCGAAGGTATTAAGCCTATTAATCCATTAGAAATAGTAATCAATCCTGAATTTGCATGTATTAATAATATTAAATTAAATGATTATATAACAGTTATTGATAAAGTTGAAAAGTTAAAAGTTGTTGGCTTTGGTTATGCTTATTGGGGAATTACTGGTAGTCGTACTGCAACAAATCCTAATCCGACATCTGAAAATACAAGTCCTGTTTATATGTCAAATCAATGGTTTAATAATTTAATAAAAGACTCTACATTTAGAACTAATTTAAATAATATATTTTTATTAAAAGTTAACAATAACGATAACTATTTTGTTAGTAAGTTAGAAGAACTTTTAATTAAAACTTTTAGTTTTAGTTTTGGTTCAATTATTAGTAGTGATAGCGAAGATATTCGATCAGGACAAATTCTAGAGAGTTTTAAAATGGAAAATATAATGTTTACAGCAATTACTCTTGTAGTATTATTAGTTATTATTTTTATCATTATGTCATATGTTAGAAAAGAAATTGATTTACAAAAACCACAGATAGGATTATTAAAAGCCCTTGGTTATAGTAATTTTCAAATTGCTATTAGTTTTGTAATTTTAATATTTTTGATAACATTCATTTCTAGTATTATTGGTTTAGGTATTGGTCTAGGGTTACAAATATGATTTAATTCGTTAAATAACATTGGGTTTTTTATGCCAGTACCAATACTATTTTTTAGTTGGATAGTATTTATTGTAAGTTTAATAATTATTCCTATTATTTTTATAGTAATTAGTTATATGCAATCGGAAACAAAATTACGCGTTAGTCCATTATTATTAATTTATGATAGACCAAGTAATTCAAGTTCTAAACTAATTTCAGTTTTAAAATACCCCTTTCGTTATTGACCATTTAAACAGCGTTTAGCAATTGCTTTCACTCTAAAATCGGTTGGAAAACTATTTTTAGTATTTTTTACTTTTATTTTTGTTAGTTTTTTATTACTATTTCAAAGTTCAGCTACTGATTTATTTGATAATAAAATAAACAATTTATATGGATATTACAATAAAGATGTTAAATGAAATACATCAACTTCATCAATGTATACATATACTAATGATTCTAATTTAAGTATTGATAAGCATGTTTTTGATTGAGTTTCAGAAAAAGATATTGCAAAAGATAAAGAAACTGGTACTAATAAGTATCATCAATGAATAGCTGATGATTTTCATATTGATAATGATAATAAAGCTAAAAAAATTGAAAGTATTATTAATAATAATAACTTTAAAAATTATTTTATGAATAGTGAAGAAATTAATATCCTTTATCAAAAAACTAAGAACAAATCTGATTGTGAAGATTTTATTAATCCAAAAAAGATAATACCTAAACCATTAATGAAAATTATTTGTCAAAATATTCATCAAATATTTAATTATATTTCAACAAATACAGGTATTAATCCAGAAATAAACCCGTTGCCTGGTATTAGTTTAGGTTTAAATATTTATAATAATAAGTATTATCCAACTATTGAAATAAATTTAAGGCCTCCTAATGAATGAAAAGGACATAATCAAGGTCGCATGCTTGCAAAAAAAATTAAAGCAACAGGACTTTATAATGATCCATATCAAGATTTAGTTTGAAAAAATTGATTTAATTTTAAAGAAGCAAAAAATCGTGATATTGATCCTATTTTTAATAATTTTCATAATTTACAATCACAAAAAGTTACTTATACTGATAATCAAGGACAAAATATAACAACTACAGCTTATATTTTACCAGCAGTTATTTCAAAAACATTATCAATTTTAAATGATTATAAAATTGATGATCACTTTTTAATGTTAGCAAGTTGATATAATTATACAATTCCAGTAATTTATCAAGTTAAAGGAATTATTGAAAATAATTTAGACAATTCGAATGTTTATATTAATCTTGATGATTTACGAACATCTATTGGATTAATAAAACCTTCCCCATCAGAAGATCCAAAACCAATATCAGATTCTTTTAATCATTGATTATCTAAAGAGAGCAATATTTTTCCATTAAATTATATAAATATTTTGCAACCATCTGCAGAATATACTAAAGAACAAATATTAGCAAAAAATTTAGAACCTATTAATAAAATACCTTTTATTAATGATTTAGTTAAAAGATTATTAGTTGAAATATTTGATGGAATTAGAACAATTATAAATATTACAAAAATTTTAACATTATTTGCTGTAGCTTTTGTATTGGTAATTATCGTTAATATGATTTTAGATAATAATTTATTAATTATTGCAATGATGAAATCTTTGGGTTATCGTGTAAATGAAATTAACAGATTGATTATTGGCTCCTATATTATTGCTTTATTGGTTGCTTTTATTTTAGGTACTATTATTTCTTATGTTGTGTGGAATATTATTACTTTAATTATTGCAACTAAAGCAGGCGTTGTTTTTAATGTGGCTGCTAATCTAGTTACAATTTTATCTTGCTTTGGAATGGTATTTTTAATAATGGTTATTGGCTATGCTGTTGGGTTATATTTAATTAAATACAAACCAGTAACAGCTTTATTACAAGGAAGTTAAAATATTTTTTAAGTATTTCTATATAAATAAGGTAAAGTAATTGATAAAATGAGTGGGTTGTTTATAAAAGCATGGAATTAAAAAGGAGAAATGATTATGAAAAAAGATAATAAGGAAATTAAAAAAGATGATAAAGACATTGGAAGTAAACAAGTAACTAAAAATAAGTTAGAATCTAGTTTTACAAAGAAGTTAGTATCTAAAAATGAAGCTACAATACCACCAGTAACCCATAAATCTCATGATAAACCAGAATCAAAGGAAGAAATAGAAGCTAATAAAGCCAAATTGCAAACTTTTAAAGATAATCAAAAAGCAATTAAAAAATTAACAAAAACTCATTCAAAAGAAATTTTAGCAGGTAAAATTATATCAATGACTAATAATACTCCTGATACTCAAACTAATGTTATTGAATTATTTGATGTTAAAAAATCTTACTTAACTGGAGACTTAGAATATGAAGTATTAAAAGGAGTTAATTTAAAAATTAAATTAGGTGATTTTGTTGTTATCTTAGGACCATCGGGAAGTGGTAAGACAACATTATTAAATATTATTTCGGGATTGGATAAACCTAATACTGGTGATGTTTTTGTGGCGGGATACAATTTATCTTTATTAAAAGATAGTCATTTAACTAAATTTAGACGAGATAATGTTGGTTTTATTTTTCAACAATACAATTTATTAACTAACTTAACTGCTCGTGAAAATGTTGAAGTTGGTGAAAATCTTGCTAAAAATAAAAATAAAAATATGAGTATTGATGATATTTTTCAAGTTATTGAAATGGATGAACATATGAATAAATTTCCAAGTCAATTATCAGGTGGACAACAACAAAGAGTATCGATTGGTAGAGCACTAGCAAAAAATCCGACAATTTTATTTTGTGATGAGCCAACAGGAGCACTTGATGAGGAAATGGGGCGTAAGGTATTAGAGATTTTATTGGATGTTAATCGAGAATATAAAACATCAATTATTATGGTTACTCATAATCCTAACTTCCAATATGTTGCAAATACTGTTATTAACGTTAAAAATGGTAAAATTATTAGTGTAAAGAATAATGAAAAACCAATGAAACCAAGTGAAATAAATTGAAGTTAATATTATTAATTAAATAAACTAACAAATTGTTAATAAAAAAAATATCATAACAAAGGAGTAAAAATATGATATTTTTTGAAACCCCTAGATTAAAAATTAGATATTGAGAAGATAGTGATTTAGATGAACTTGTTTTATTAAATTCTGATAAAGATGTCATGAAATATTTTTCTAGTACATTATCAAAAGATGATACAGAAAAATATTTTTCAAAAATTAAAAATAATTTAAATAATAATGGATTTGGTTTTTATGTTGTTGAATTTAAAAAAGATAATAAATTTATTGGCTTTATTGGCTTTATTGGCTTTAGCGAAGTTGATTTTATTGATGATTTTAGACCATGTATTGAAATTGGTTGGTGTTTTTAAAAAAAGTGTTTGATGTCAAGGAATAGCAACAGAAGCAGCTAAAGAATGTTTAAAATATGCAAAAAAAATTAAAATTCACTGAAATTTATAGTTTTCCTAGTATATTAAATATTAAATCAGAAAATGTAATGAAACGAATAGGTATGAAAAAAAAGAATCTTATCATCCAAAAATAAATAAAAGTGATATTTTAGCAAAACATGTTTTATACAAAATTAATATTTAGAAGGTAAAAAATGATTAATAAATTGTCTCTAATTTTTATAGATATCTATTAGTAGAAATATTTAAATTAAATTTTAGCCCTTATTATAAATATAAGGGTTTTATTATAAAATTTAAAATTAATTGTTGACAGTAGAATTTGGTATTGAAAATTGATATCATTATGTATAAACCTAAACAATCTTATTTAATTTAATTTTTTTATTTTAAATACTTATTTTAAATACAAAGGATGAAAACAATGAAAGAAACTAAACTTGAAATTAATGGACGTATTTTGACAGAGCAAGAAGCATTAAGATATCAAAAAATACAAGATTTATATAAACAAAATTATGATATTTATGGGCGTAATTGAGAAAGAAATTATAATTGTGAAACTTTAAATAGTGAATTTAGAAATAAAAATAAAGAAGAGTTAGCAAAATTTGTTGCTAATTTACCTAATGATCAAATTAAAATGGCGGGTAGATTAATGACAAAAAGAGAAATGGGAAAGGGTTCAATTTTTGCTCATTTGCAAGATCAAACAGGTAAATTTCAAATTTATTTAAAACCAGAATATATTAATCAAAAAAAATTTGAATGATTTGCAGAATATGCAGATTTAGGCGATTTTTTTGGTATTAAAGGTAAGGTTATGAAAACCAATAAAGGAGAACTAACAGTTCAAATCTATGATATTGTAATGTTATCAAAAACACTTAGACCTTTACCAGATAAATTTCATGGTTTAACAGATATTGAAGAACGTTATCGACGAAGATATGTAGATTTAATTATGAATCAAGAAACTAAAAAGACATTTTTACAACGTACACAAATTATTAATGAATTAAGAAGTTTTTTAAATAATAAAGGTTATTTAGAAGTTGAAACACCTATTTTACAAGAAGTATATGGTGGTGCTGCCGCTAAACCTTTTATCACTCATCATAATACATTAAAAACCGATTTATATTTACGGATTGCTACTGAATTACATTTAAAAAGATTAATAGTTGGTGGTTTTGAAAAAGTTTATGAAATTGGTAGATTATTTCGTAATGAAGGTATGAGTAAAAAACATAATCCAGAATTTACAACTATTGAAATTTATGTTGCCTATCAAGATATGAAATATATGATGGATTTAACAGAGTCTTGTATAAAACATTTAATTAATACAGTGCATAATAAATTAATATTAGAATATGATGAAAATATATTAAATTTTGAAAAATCATGAACAAAAATTAGTATGATTGATTCAATTAAAAAAGCTATGATCAAAGATGAAGAGTTTACTAAAATTTTCCAAGAAATTAGTGATATGATTTTAAAATATCATAATATTGAAGATGATAATATTAGAAAT is part of the Spiroplasma endosymbiont of Lasioglossum villosulum genome and harbors:
- a CDS encoding tRNA1(Val) (adenine(37)-N6)-methyltransferase; the protein is MESTKKILILNQDDKKIKLIQRKDMFCVSLDTILLSNFIKIKPSTKTIIDFGTNNAVIPIILSAKFQGKVIGIEIQEPAVELALENIKLNDLEKRIIIVHEDIKIYAQREKEKVDLIVCNPPFFPLWDKSKVKAQPLKIPARHEVYINLEEIIASASKLLKDKGRLVMINSVERINETLLLLKKYQITPKKLQIVYPKINQAANVFLIEAGFLAKEGMIVLPPLICHNENNTYIDEIAKWYK
- the ftsH gene encoding ATP-dependent zinc metalloprotease FtsH produces the protein MQTRIKINWIIVALFVAFLVFVGILLWYFLRGNALTLDQFQLETLLRDCKLPGNSSDTVSKIDGVQVQFFDHTTYITGFLGINGKVKRFEATVSGTATGGFYHDVIEKLFRKDKDGKGFDINPTIISELVPFWKTFLISMFPILVLVGGSFWLFSKMNKMGPGGGMSPFSMGKSRAKIRTSDTRFTDVAGIKEEKLELEEVVHFLKFPQKYAQMGARVPKGVLLVGPPGTGKTLLAKAVAGEAGVPFFSISGSEFEEVFVGVGASRIREMFTTAKKSAPCIIFIDEIDAVGRKRASASTATNEQTLNQLLVEMDGFETNLGVIIMAATNRADVLDEALLRPGRFDRQISLSWPDIKEREAILRLHARNKNISPKVNFQRIAERTPGFSGAQLENVLNEATLLAVRHNKTVIGLVEIDEAIDRVVGGPAKTSRVITDMDKKIVSYHEAGHALIGLKLEYASKVQKVTIIPRGQAGGYTIMTPKEDTMFYSKVHLRATITGYLGGRASEEIMFGNANITTGAHDDLEKATNIARKMITEYGMSSELGLVQFESPRNEYSPFAANKFSDDIASKIDGEIKKLLDICYIEAVATIKKHKDTLELIAKSLMTLETITAEQIEYIDKYNKLPIEVIEMQKEIQKNSKNPSKEDNESNDKKEDNNSGTDDDTISVVPKKK
- the hpt gene encoding hypoxanthine phosphoribosyltransferase is translated as MLEKHELVEKILLSTDVINNKIIELAKSVNSYYKDNKEPIILVGILRGCLPFLSQFMLNLKIDCLVDFMYVESYLGQTKAVNKPKIRMDVINNVKGRDLLIVEDIIDSGNSLFKIRDHLQELGAKSVKIITLLDKKSKRVAKIEADWYGFEVPDHFLVGYGLDYDEKLRNLPYVGIADLNKIAILEKCKKSS
- a CDS encoding ABC transporter permease, yielding MSNLFVNVLRGIKKRLLQYLGIIILLVIVISTLSALYSTASRAESGFYTVLNNSGKYDYRINLQLLNNYKDTATATSRIQTIIKKQFKDHLQKQEIYKQIDEIKENNLRNNSFPILPSGVDINKDFENYLLNWGLSYQGILFSDILENEVKNDEIYNLQHYELAKSFFKTFDYENVSSFKKIYYSLENGFYTSEKSESFDFAPKRNNINEVYISEGIKPINPLEIVINPEFACINNIKLNDYITVIDKVEKLKVVGFGYAYWGITGSRTATNPNPTSENTSPVYMSNQWFNNLIKDSTFRTNLNNIFLLKVNNNDNYFVSKLEELLIKTFSFSFGSIISSDSEDIRSGQILESFKMENIMFTAITLVVLLVIIFIIMSYVRKEIDLQKPQIGLLKALGYSNFQIAISFVILIFLITFISSIIGLGIGLGLQIWFNSLNNIGFFMPVPILFFSWIVFIVSLIIIPIIFIVISYMQSETKLRVSPLLLIYDRPSNSSSKLISVLKYPFRYWPFKQRLAIAFTLKSVGKLFLVFFTFIFVSFLLLFQSSATDLFDNKINNLYGYYNKDVKWNTSTSSMYTYTNDSNLSIDKHVFDWVSEKDIAKDKETGTNKYHQWIADDFHIDNDNKAKKIESIINNNNFKNYFMNSEEINILYQKTKNKSDCEDFINPKKIIPKPLMKIICQNIHQIFNYISTNTGINPEINPLPGISLGLNIYNNKYYPTIEINLRPPNEWKGHNQGRMLAKKIKATGLYNDPYQDLVWKNWFNFKEAKNRDIDPIFNNFHNLQSQKVTYTDNQGQNITTTAYILPAVISKTLSILNDYKIDDHFLMLASWYNYTIPVIYQVKGIIENNLDNSNVYINLDDLRTSIGLIKPSPSEDPKPISDSFNHWLSKESNIFPLNYINILQPSAEYTKEQILAKNLEPINKIPFINDLVKRLLVEIFDGIRTIINITKILTLFAVAFVLVIIVNMILDNNLLIIAMMKSLGYRVNEINRLIIGSYIIALLVAFILGTIISYVVWNIITLIIATKAGVVFNVAANLVTILSCFGMVFLIMVIGYAVGLYLIKYKPVTALLQGS
- the tilS gene encoding tRNA lysidine(34) synthetase TilS; translated protein: MNINWLNKLNKKITYLLAVSGGPDSMFLLDNLVRNEFKIIVCHVNYHKRWSSNVDEQIVREYCTNNKITLEVKNIKEEEYNKKQNFQSQARVLRYDFFNKIAQKYQVYNLVVAHHIYDLLETYIIQKQRKAIVSYYGLKFKTTYKSLSVYRPMLELKKEDIIDYLTLYHIKYGFDETNELIIYERNRIRQQQINKLTDFDINLMLSEIKELNSEQELLKDELEVIYNTIINDDVLAINEFKKYEFKLQQMIIYEFLSQYDEELVLSLKKAKIKEIVRVLTKSSKPNITICISENTWVIKEYNFAYISEKNEPKQFSYKISKINNYNFKEITISKTEPTGGEFQALYINKSDFPLTIRTNNGEEEIETPFGTKKINRLFIDNKIPYRERLIWPVIINSSGKVVAIPKLSVNKNNISEKPNLYVLKYYGII
- the tmk gene encoding dTMP kinase; this encodes MLFITFEGPEGAGKTTVLKMIKEQLKQDGFDVIITREPGGSEISEQIRQVILNKENTLMDPWTEVLLYIAARRQHLIEKILPNKNSNKIIISDRFSDSTLAYQGYARNLDIDKINLIQKLIFEDYQPDLTVLFDIKPETGLQRILLRKGEKLNRLDEETLEFHQKVYNGYKKIAISNPNRVHTINANLSEKKVFNSVYELIINLVEEKGFKEKKIKIRGSNEGK